From the Penaeus vannamei isolate JL-2024 chromosome 20, ASM4276789v1, whole genome shotgun sequence genome, the window tatatatatatatatatatatatatatatatatatatatatatatatatatatatttatatatatatatatatatatacatatatatgtgtgtgtgtgtgtgtgtgtgtgtgtgtgtgtgtgtgtgtgtgcgtgtgtgtgtgtgtgtgtgtgtgtgtgtgtgtgtgtgtgtgtgtatatatatatatatatatatatatatatatatatatatatatatatatatatatatatatatatatatatatatgtatatatatatatatatatatatatatatatgtatatatatatatatatatgtatatatatatatatatatatatatatatatatatatatatatatatatatgtatatatatgtgtgtgtgtgtgtgtgtataaatatatatatatatatatatatatatatatatatatatatatatatatatatatatatatatatatatatatatatatatacttatttatatatacatatttatatatacatatttatatatacatatttatatatacatatttatatatacatatttatatatacatatatatacatatatatatatattatatatatatataaacatatatatatatatatacatatatatgtatatatatgtatatataaatatgtatatataaatatgtatatataaatatgtatatatatatatatatatatatatatatatatagatatatacatatatatatatgtatatatatatatgtatatatacatatatatatatatatatatatatatataaatatatgtataaatatatatatatatatatatgtatacatatataaatatatatatatatatatatatatatatatatatgtgtgtgtgtgtataaatatatgtatatatgtatatatgtatatgtatatatatatatatatatacatatatatacatatttatatatacatatttatatatacatatttatatatacatatttatatatacatatttatatatacatatttatatatacatatatatacatatatatacatatatatatacatatatatacatatatatatacatatatatacagatatatatatatattatacatatatatacatatatatatacatacaaatatgtgtgtgtttgtgtgtgtgtgtgtgtgtgtgtgtgtgtgtgtgtgagtgtgtgtgtgtgtgtgtgtgtgggtgtgtgtgtgtgtgtgtgtgtgtgtatgtatatatatatatatatatatatatatatatatatatatatatatatatatatatatatatatatatatatgtatgtatgtatgtatatatatatatatatatatatatatatatatatatatatatatatatatatatacacatacatatatgtaagtatgtatgtctgtatgtatgtatctatgtatgtatgtgtgtgtgtgtgtgtgtgtgtgtgtgtgtgtgtgtgtgtgtgtgtgtgtgtgtgtgtgtgtgtgtgtgtgtgtgtgtgtgtgtgtgtgccgcagTCCACCTTCCCTACTGGGTGCGTAAGGATTAGGGCTAGAAGTAGCCTGAAAGGTGGCCTGTTAAACTCATGCaccaaacaacaataaatatgaaaataaaaataagggaaagagaaaatcaaagatgAAATTAGCAACATGGAACGTAAGGACCATGACAGCTGGTTTGACAACAGACCATTTGGACATAAGTGATGCATGCAAGTCAGCAGTGATTAACAAAGAACTGCTGAGATTGGATATAGACATTGCTGCACTGCAAGAGACCCGACTTGCTGAAATCGGATCCCTTCAAGAGAAGGACTACACTGCCGACGAGACCAGGGTGTTGGTTTCGCTGTCAAGAACTCACTACTGGGCATGATAGAGCCCAGCAAAGAAGGGTCTGCGAGGATTCTCTCCTTGCACCTCAGATGGGCCTGTCATCTTCCTTAGTGGCTATGCTCCCACTATGTACTCCAAACATGAGGCAAAAGACTAGTTCTATGACCAGTTGCTGTCAGCCATCCAGAAGGTGCTGTCAGCAGACAGCCTCATCCTCCTCGGCGACTTTAAGGCTTCCGTCGGTGAAGACTACTCTTCCTGGCCCAACTGCCTTGGTCCTTTTGGTGTTGGTAGCATGAACGGCAATGGCCAGCGTCTCTTGGAAGTGTGCATACTTCAAGACCTATGCATCACGAACAGCTACTTCCAGAGTTAGCCCTAGCAAAGGGTGCCATCCTCGCTCCAAGAAATGGCACCAGATAGACCTGATCCACACACATCGTAAACAGCTGTACAGCATTttcaacacacactcataccacaGTGCTGATTGTGATACAGACCACTCCCTGGTCTGCTGCAAGATCAGGATCCAGCCTAAGAAACTGCACCGAGCCAGACCACCATGCAAATCACGCATCGACACGGCTAAGGCCAAGTGTCAGGACATAATCTAACCTTGAGGATAAACTGGAGACAAAACCTCCCGAAGAGAGCGCCGAACAGAGGTGGGACCATCTCCGCAATACTATCCACGACACAGCCTTCTGTCTTTGGCAGGAAGACAGGGAAAACAGAGACTACCATCTCAGATGCCACTCTGGAGTATGTCGAGCGTCTGCCTGTCATAAAAGTGCTGGACAAAATGCCAAGCCTTGAGGAACTCAGCAGAGCCACCGACAGCCTGCTCTCGGGAAAAGCACCAGGCCTAGATGGTATCCCAGCTGAGGTCATAAAGAGTGGGAAGTGGCCCCTCGTCAGTCATCTTCATGAACTGGTTTGCCAGTGCTGGGAGGAAGGTAAAGTACCACAGGACATGCGTGATTGCAACATCATCACCTTGTATAAGAAAAAGGTGACCGCAGTGACTGCAACAACTACAGAGGCATCTCCTTGCTGAGTATAGTTGGAAAACTCTTCGCTCGAGTGGTTCTAACCTGACTCCAAATGCTGGCAGACAGGCTGTACCCCGAATCGCAGTGTGGCTTAAGGTCAGAACGATCCACAATTGACATGATTTCCTCCTTTAGTCAGCTCCAGGAGAAATGTAGAGAGCAAAACCAGCCCCTGTATATTGCTTTTATTGACCTTACTAAGGCCTTCTTTAAAAGGATCGGATGTCCAGAGAGGCTCCTGAGCATCATACAATCCTTCCACGTAGGAATGAAGGGTGTCGTCCAGTTCAACGGAACATCATCAACAGTATTCGATGTGAAGAGTGGCCTGAAGCAAGGCAGCATCTATTTCGCTATCATGCTCATGCATGCCTCCCAGACCTCCACTGAAGGAATCTACCTCCATACCCGCTTTGACGGGGGAGCTTTACAACAAAGCTAGGCTGAgagccaagaccaagatccatggTCCTTATCAGAGACATGCTATTCGCTGATGATGATGCCATTACTGCTCATGAGGAAGAACATATTCATGGATTTCTTCTCCCAGGCATGCGAGGACTTCAGGCTCACTATAAGACTGAAGAGAACTAACATTCTAAACTAGAACACAGAGAGCCCGCCCACTATCACCATCAACAACTACCTGCTGGACATAGTCCAAGAGTTTACCTACCTCGGCTCCACAGTGACTGATAGCCTTGACATGGACCCTGAGCTCACTAAGTGTGTCTGGGAAAACAGAAAGCTGACCACGAACACCAAGATGGCAGTCTACAGGGCCTGTGTCCTTAGCACCCTTCTGTATGACAGCGAGTGCTGGACTGTATTCTCGTCATGAAAAGCGACTGATCGCGTTCCACATGCGGAATCTGAGGTGGATCCtgggtataaaatggtcagaccATGTCACCAACAACGAGGTCCTTAAGCGCGCTGGCATCCCCAGCATTTACAAACGTCGCCTTTTTTGTCTTGGTCACGTCCGCATGATGCAGGATGACAGGATTCCCAAAGTTCTGCTTTTCGGTGTTTGTAAGCGGGAAGAGAATGCAGTGTCGCCTACCCCTGCATTTCAGAGACGTCTGCAAGAATGACCTAAATGCTGTGGATATGGATGTGAAGGGGTGGGAAGTGCTTGCTGAGGACCGAGCACAGTGGAGAAAATATCTGAGACAAAGTCAACAGGCTGCATTCACTCTGTACCGGTGCAGCAGCTGCAATAGTGACTGCCATTCCCGGATTGGCTTACATAGCCACACCAGACGCTGTTCCCGATCGGGCACAAATCGATGATCACTCGTGATCGAGGATGCCAAAGATAAggagatacatatacgtatatatatgtgtgtgtgtgtgtgtgtgtgtatatatatatatatatatatatatatatatatatatatatatatatgtatatatacatatatatatatatatatatatatatatatatatatatatactgaccgGGTGCTGACCAGCTTGAATCGGGCGGTAGCTACCCAACGGAGATACGAAGCCCCCTCCCACTGTCAGGAGTGACCCCTAGCGCCTTGCTCTACACCATTGGAGCACTGGCTTATAATTGGCATCTGCCACTCCCCGCGTTTTTGCTGTACCATTTCAGCAAACACTGGAGTGTCCTCTATAGGGCGGGCACAGGCCTGGGCAAAGTTTTATAGAGGACATAGTGTTGCCCATGAACTAGGTCCCCCGTTTCCACGTCGTCGATGTACTCCTAGGGAAAGGCAGAAGCCCATACAACTTGGCACCAACGCCATCGCAGGAATTGCCGGAATGTAGTTGAATCCAACAGCGATCCGCCTTAGGGACTCCAGCTCTAAATTTGACCTCAGGGTTTACTCCCGACGGGGGATTGCCTAACAAGGCTAAAGGGATCCCTctaccctaatatatatatatacatatatatatatatatatatatatatatatatatatatatatgtgtgtgtgtgtgtgtgtgtgtgtgtgtgtgtatctatctatctatctatacatctatacatctctctctctctctctctctttctctttctctctctctctctctctctctctctttctctctctctctccgtctacacacacacacacacacacacacacacacacacacacacacacacatatatatatatatatatatatatatatatatatatatatatatatatatatatatatatatatatatatatatatatatatatatatatatatatatatatatatatatatatatatatatatatatatatatatatatataccccaaaggtctcctgctgaacctcagaaagaaggcggagaacatgctttcaagatccaaccccgtgatgtcttccaatgttctcgtattacctccatgtaatctctcccaggcaatcagcaaatactttggcaacacTATGAatatcgccagcacatccggggaaaagatacatgacctaatacgagaaaagaaacaacagaaaagcaacaccgacagtgcagtataccgcataccctgcagcggttgcgatatggcatactatggtgaaactggacgtggcttcagtACCAGGAtatacgaacatcgcgccgacgtccgtcaccatagaacttccaacgccatggtggttcatgtagatgaagctggacatctaccgaactggaaagaagctgaaacaatccatgaaggattaagcaaatacaaaaggaaggtcatggaagctgcatacatcgcgacagagaaaaacatgaacaccgcatcgggtagattcaaactatccaaggtcgcggcagcaattatgcgcacaacgagcgcgaggtcacggtcatcaggtgattcatcagctcctatgttatataaatatgctgtgtattctcccaaatgtatgtatttctgacgaagatataatcgaaaccggttaaatacatctcttgtattgtgaagatattcgttctcatttatacctttccacacacacacacacacacacacacacacacacacacacacacacacatatatatatatatatatatatatatatatatatatatatatatatatatatatatatatatatattatgtatacgttcgatacggtgcatcgggagtcactttgggagatcctgagactgagaggaattccaacaaggattattgaactaatagcaaacctggatactggtactgaaagtgctgtaaagtgtggtgggggcctgtcgagcttctttcctgtcagttcagaagtgaggcaaagctgtgttcttgcaccaaaacttttcaacacttgcatggactggatactaggcagagctactgttcaaagtcattgtggagcaacactgggcaatatcaaggttacagaccttgactttgctgatgacgttgccattctatctgagtctttggaaaccttagtggcggctctggatgcatttagcaatgaagcgaaacccttgggtctagaggtctcctggaccaagaccaaggtccaggactttggggacttgttaggagaacctgttcagtcggtatgtgcttgcggcgaggacattgaagtcacagagagctttacataccttggtagtgtagttcataactctgggctgtcataccatgaagtcagcagacggattggcctggcagcaggggtcatgaactctctcaacaagagtatttggagatgtcggtacctgtgcagaaggaccaagctacgggttttcaaggccctgataataccagttttgctatacggtagcgaaacctggacattgtcctgtgccttggaggctcgtcttgaagccttttgtaataggtccttgcgccgggtcatggggtactgttggcgggaccatgtgtccaaccaacggttgcaccgtgagactggcacaggacctgttatctgcacaatccgtgatcaccaactcaggctatacggccacctggctcgctttcctcaggacgaccctgcccatcaggtcatctctgtttgagacaaccctgggtggaggaggcctgtgggacgacctcggaagtcgtggcttgggcagatcgaccaaacctgccgtgaagaactagagatgggccgagtccctgcctggcgtctagccatgagggatcctcgtaggtggaagcgaagggtggatgcggctatgcgcccctgtcggcatcagcccccttgatgttgatgatgatattatgtatatatgtgtatatatatatatatatatatatatatatatatatatatatatatatatatatatatatatatatgtgtgtgtgtgtgtgtgtgtgtgtgtatgtgtgtgtgtgtgtgtgtgtgtgtgtgtgtgtgtgtgtatgtatgtatatatatatatatatatatatatatatatatatatatatatatatatatatatatatataaatatatatatatatatatatatcggctcTCTCCACACTCCCTGCACTCTcggctctctcctcgctccccgtcctctcggctctctcctcgctccccgtCCTCTCGGCTCTCGACTCGCTCCCCGTCCTCTCGGCTCTCTACTCGCTTCGTGTCCTCTCGGCTCGCTCCTCGCTCCCCGTCCTCTcggctctctcctcgctccccgtCCTCTCGGCTCTCGACTTGCTCCCCGTCCTCTCGGCTCTCTACTCGCTTCGTGTCCTCTcggctctctcctcgctccccgtcctctcggctctctcctcgctccccgtcctctcggctctctcctcgctccccgtcctctcggctctctcctcgctccccgtCCTCTCGGCTCTCGACTCGCTCCCCGTCCTCTcggctctctcctcgctccccgtcctctcggctctctcctcgctccccgtcctctcggctctctcctcgctccccgtCCTCTCGGCTCTCTACTCGCTTCGTGTCCTCTcggctctctcctcgctccccgtcctctcggctctctcctcgctccccgtcctctcggctctctcctcgctccccgtCCTCTCGGCTCTCTCCTTCAGAAATTCCTTGTATTTTAGTTGAAACGACTGGCCCTGAATCAgcagatctcgggttcgattccgcCAAGGACAAACGGTCGtgcattgttttgttttatcatttagtTTCTGTTATATTTTTGCGCAGATCATTTAGTTCCATGTAATTCTTAGTAGACTTGTGTGACatgttcattttttaattttattacgCATTTCACTGAATGGCACAGCAGGAAGCCTGTGATTTAAAAATACACTCGGAGGCAGAATCACATaagatatttttatgatttttgtagGTCGATCTACAAGATTATTTTGGCTTAAAGATTTTATGTTTACATCTTATATTCagactttatatttatattttgtatttatattagatatttacatttttatatatttatatcatatccatttatatctatattttatacttatattttatatttatattttatttttatagagataagatgataataatggcaatgatattgataatcgtgaacatgataatgttattgatagtgACAACAGTCATGCagatcataaaaaaaatgataaattcataataatgataataaaaaatggaaaatagggTCACTGAATTTCCGGCATCGTCAGGGGATCGAACTCGCGCCAATCACGTAGAAGGTGAGATCTCTCCCGCTGAACCCCGATACTGTACTTATTCATCTAATGTAGACAATTTATAGAGTGTAGACATGAACAAAGCCTCAGGATTATGCAGGAAATTTATCGTTTTCCTCttcgccctttcctccttctttcctctcacttctttccttttttatctcatgacctctttcttgcgttttttttttttatttatttatttttttttttttggttctcttccatcttcgtctttgtctactccacttctttcattcctttttcgtttgtttcgttttccttcttttcgctcttctctcctttctgcttattatattttcttgttttccttttagtcTCATTTTCTCCCaattcccctctctatcttttccgtgtctcactttccttctctttcatctcttttatctTAGCGCTTGTtgttttgcctctctttctctctcttcttaacccatttttattctctttttcccttgtcCTCTTTGTTACGTCtaccttttcctattttttccttgttctcccttttcctttttatatattttcttttgccccccctccctatctctcccaccctctctctctctctctctctctctctctctctctctctctctctctctctctctctctctctctctctctctccctccctccctccctccctccctccctctccctccccctctctctctctctctgtctctccctctccctctccctccctccctccctccctccctccctccctccttccccctctttctctctcatcaacCCGTAAGTGCAGctaaacattaaacaaataaacatttatagagAACATCGTTTCCGTGTTACAGTGGTTATCACATGCGCttcacataatatataaatatagatatgtacatgtatgtttatatatgtatatacatataaataaatatatatatatatatatatatatatatatatatatatatatatatatatatatgcatatacatttatatatatatatatatatatatatatatatatatatatatatatatatatatatatatatattaaaatatatatgtatgtatatatacacatatatacatacacacacatacacacacaggagaaagacaatattatagagagagggagataaaaaaaagaaaaagaaagagaaagagagagagaaagaaagagagagaaggaaggagggagacaatattagagagagagagaaagaaggagaaagactatattggagagagagagacagagagagagacgcagagagagagaaagagagagagaaagaggagaggagaggagaggagagagagaaaaggagaaagacaatattagagagagagagaaagagagagagagagagagagagagagagagagagggagagagagagagacagagagagagagggagagagagagagagagagagagagagagaaaagaaagaaagagagagagagagagaaagagagaggagacagacacggagccagacaaacaaacaggcacacacacacacacacacacacacacacacacacacacacacacacacacacacacacacacacacacacacacacacacacacacacacacacacacacacacacacacacaacggggggggggagaaattatTGTTTATACAATATCCCTGTCTTTCCGTGTCTTTGTGGTGAAGTGGTTATCTTATaatcaggagatctcgggttcgattcccgatgggGACACacacatcgatttttttttttttttttttttaatctcatatTACTTTCATCTTTGTGTGCgaagtatttattttcattaaactttttttttcaatattcattAACATGTTTCGTATAAATAGCATAATTAGAATAGTTAATATTATATCagaaatattgatgttattatttcctttcttatatatctttaatttcatcctcatcatcatggctataatcattactgatatctttattgctattattattgttatttttattattgttatcctcataatcatcacgattattataatttcattcttattgttatcattatcatctatatatatatacatatatgtgtgtgtgtgagtgtgtgtgtgtgtatgtgtttgtttctgtgggtatatatgtgtgtgtgtgtgtgtgtgtatatatatatatatatgtatatctatatctatatctatatatatatacatatatatatatatatacata encodes:
- the LOC138865170 gene encoding uncharacterized protein — encoded protein: MLADRLYPESQCGLRSERSTIDMISSFSQLQEKCREQNQPLYIAFIDLTKAFFKRIGCPERLLSIIQSFHVGMKGVVQFNGTSSTVFDVKSGLKQGSIYFAIMLMHASQTSTEGIYLHTRFDGGALQQKSPPTITINNYLLDIVQEFTYLGSTVTDSLDMDPELTKCVWENRKLTTNTKMAVYRACVLSTLLYDSECWTVFSS